Below is a window of Neodiprion virginianus isolate iyNeoVirg1 chromosome 4, iyNeoVirg1.1, whole genome shotgun sequence DNA.
TTATTCAACTTCCTTTTTTAATACGGTTAATCGGGGTCTCAATATATTTTGCTAGATATTGCGAtcttatattttcattgaattataCAGTTCATTCCTTGTCAATTAATTCTAATGTTACGTTGTATGTAACATGAAATCGGCACTCTTGCGAAGCCGAAATAATGTCactttatataaatatgtacacaGGTTGATTGTTAggaattttcttattttttttctctttgttcaATACggcggttgaaaaaaaaaaatatacaattttttattatttgtctTAGAAACGAACATGCACAATTCCGAACATGACAGGCTCGATTATGCAATAGCGAATTTAGGGAGTTGCTAAAACCGTGTAAACTTACAACCAGTTTATTTgacttatatacatatatatatgtatctgtGAAGTAGAATTAATGCTTACgatttatgaaatttcattgttcaaaattaaaatacctGCAGGTAATATTTCACTTATTTATACGTGCGGAAATAGCAATCAAATAATATGTACGTTCTATTTTACGTTACGTTTAATAACACAtccagtatatatatatatatatatatagagaaaaaatattatatatgaaaTGATATTGTGCAGGAGATACACATAAATTATAGTATTAGGAATCTGTCGAGAATGGAACGAAACTAGCACCTTTATAAAATGCGATCTATTTTCTTAAATATTCCTCGCGCCTCGTTCTGTTAAATTCAGCTACAAGTCGgaagttggagaaaaaaagtcATGGTACGAGCTCGATCATTTCCAATCGTTAGTTTAGgttcttatctttttttttttttttctctttttttcgaCAGGATGGACTTACCAAAATTTGCGTAATACGATcagattatttatatttcttaagGTTAATATTATTAAGGGTAAGTTACCGGTagttgaaaaacttgaaactcTGATTTAAAGAAGattgttctatttttcttttcaatgcAAGAGAAACTATTGcgtacaaaattcaaacgttGCAAAGATTAATTTATATatgatggagaaaaaaaaaaaaaaaaaatttgtaatttatgaATACGTTTATTtagtaatcatttttttttttgcttcaactCTTTTATCTTATACGGATATTGAAATATCGTGACGATTCATATCCGAGAAGAGACtgttaattgtaattttgctTATCACAATCGGTGCTGCTGTAAGTTGTCCACCtaattctacaattttttttcatcgtgaaaCTTCATTTCGATATCGATTATGTTCAGATCTCACGAgcgatgaaaatattaaatatacatatactgtaCTAGAAAACggcgggaaaattttgaaaatatgaaattagaATCGAAGTTTGATTCTATGCAGTTGGCTAAGACTTCAGATTCTGGTAGTAAGTGTTAATCTCGGCCAATGCAGCCGATTTTCTTTCGGCGCTACATAATTCATAGTCCCAATGAGCGCCGATACAGTCGTAGCCCTCTAAACAATTAGTCAATCGTTTCTTGCCGCAGCAATTTGTTATCGCCAGTGCGCAACCGGGTGGCCCTGGTATTAGGTCAGAACTTTGATTTGGTACCGGAAAGCCTGGAACTGATGGGCCACTCTCTGCCGGCTCTAAACCCTGGAATTAACGAAATTAAACGCTgagtatcaatttttcgtgTCGGTGGTTACAAAgtacaatattcaaacaaataGTGTGTTGTGAAACAAGGAGGGAGactcggtcttttcgggcGGAGCGTAAGTTTGCGATGTGACTCGTAGGTGAAGTCGAAAATGaagatttattgaaaataagcAAGGCGAAAAGACCGCCGCCTCTTTGTTGCCaacgattttttatgtaaCGAGAGCGtgttacgcgttttttttttttttttttttacttggcAACAAAAAGCCGAcaaaattgaggttaggatTGCGTAATGTTAGATTAtttcgcgacagcgcatgcgcgcaacTGTAAAAGTACTCTTTTCAGTActttgcgcatgcgcagtcgcaGACTCATTATACCGTTATAGAAACGTTATATATGCTTTGATTACGAAAAACACGCAGTAAGGAACGCGTAAAACAGAATTTTACGAAACGATGTTTTATCAAGTCGAATTAGGTCTGAACAATGTCCCCATAATAtggagaaacgaaaaaaaaaaaaaaaaaacgaattcgCATTCGAGTATATCACTTgttgacattttttgaaatttcgtaacTGTTGTGccaactttaaaaaaaatataaatcgtAACTCACTTCGTTGACTGTATGCAATAATAACTAATcctttatttcaaaatatattcattttgccatattatcaaaatgagctattattaattgattgtGGCAATAAAAAACGTCGATGGATAATAATTTAGCCTCCCTCAAGTCTATTATTTACTGTATAATCTCTATCAAAATTAACcgttttcattttcctctACCTTGGAGAGATTCTATTTTCTTGATAATTCCGATTGGAAGTTGCAGTAGCTTCAGTCAAATTATGATTCGAAATCTCTGTTAAATCGTTTTGACGCTCTTTTAACTGGAATGTGTAACCAATATCTGATATATCCTtaagaaaatttgttacagTTAGAAATATTGCTGACTATTgtatttaatttgaaatattttcacatagTTCTCAAGTGTCAAGCATAGACTTTTGTTGATATATAATACGTTAGTGATTTGGTTGGTTAATTTATTTGGCTTTACTGGTAGTGATTGGATCTTTTGAGGCAAAATCGAACGAGCCGTGCTTGTAGACATTCAAGTTATTTggcgaaatgaaaatcttatAGGATCCATAATGGTTTTtatttacgtaaaaaaaaaaaagaaaaaaaaacactgaaCATTATCATGTACCTTGTGGGTTCATAACTAACCCTGAAGTCCTTTGGATTGTACCGGTTGGCTATAACTGGTGGAGTTTCCGTTCGAATTACATTTCTCTTTTCATCGAAAATCTTGATAACGGCTTTCGTTGGCAGTGTCTTCCAGTATGATAGTCTCACCAGATCTGTTTCCACGGGAACTGGTTTGCCTTTGCCTGGTTCTAACTTcctgtaaataaattttttttttcaaatcttcagTCCACCTTGTACGAATCTGAAGAATAGTCACACATGCTAaggcatgtatgtatattcgGTCGACCGAATGATCGGTCCTTTCAATTCATCATTTGTTGGATTAAACCGAAATCAATTAATCGAAGTACACGATCCATCGATCGATCAATCACGCAACCCTGTAACTGTTATAGATTGTTTCATATAATCTGTGTTGTGAAAAAAGTGTGAATGCTGATGCGGTTTTCTTTCACAAGTTTTGTAATGACTTACAAATACGTTAAAACAGTGCCTTCAACTTTTATCTCGTTTTTAAATATCGAAATACATTGATAAGGGTATTGCCGGTTGAAAATTTACGGAAAACAATGACAATAAAAATCGGTTtcacatcttttttttaatcgttgtTCGAATGTGTGTAAAGTACAGGGTCGTTCCgacgtgaaaatttcgaagcGTTTGTAAACGACAGGTACGAACGAGTCGTAAACCTTCTGTCCGTGACAATTTTAACGGACAAGCTGCTTTCTACTTTGCAGAATCACAGCACGGTCTTGTTAACCAGAAAATTACAGCTCGTCGTGAACACCTAGAACTGTGATgtacaatgagaaaaatttcatttgttacagtagctgaaaatattgagtaaaacaggtatcgttgaaaaaactgtttgaatattgttggagttaggaaaaacgaggtgcgcctaaccattttgcgctatcgtcgatccttttttggttattgcaacgcaaaatcagtttgtgaggtttactctacttttttagacaaacaaggctttaaggtcaatttattcttgcacgagcgttcaattttcgcaacagttgcaagaaaatatagcaacagtgatcgttatgagaaagaatagtaacggataccaggctttccggtaacagctggaaaactaattttcattttctacctagaacgatatttttcgactgtgttaaaaaatgaaaatagtcgaggactgagcggtaaccggaagtaaaaatttctctcagtgtacgtAGATCACGCAGTTTTTTGAATGGGCGTAAAAGAAGCCAGGAGATACCGGATTGTTCGGAGCTTTTCACGCTCTCGTTCATCCCATCCTCGCTAAGTACTCTTTCATCAAACTTAACTCGACGACATTATTATCAAGCTTGGAAAGAATGTTTTTTACCGATAAAAGGTTACACCGTCTATCAAAATATTTACCGCTATCGATTTCCGAACACGAATAACGTTCTTCAATTCTCTCCCTACTTTATCTGAAATTGCGGTGTTGGTTTGGCTAGTTCGAGCGACTGTTGGTTCCAAGTTCACGGCGGCAGGGTGTTCGATTTTACTTGAATCAACCGAATTCGAACCCTGTCCAAACGGACGAAGGGGACCAACGTTAGTCGACGTTGACAAATCGTCGCCGAGTAGTCGCCGTGTACGGTCAGGTTCTAGTAATCAGTTTCCGtaaaaaattccatactttttCAACACCTATAGAGGGCGTTGATGCGAACTAAACTAGGGTCAGGCCTCGCTACGTATCGGCTatcgatcattttttgaacGTGACCGAAGGCTGAATCTTCACGTCTTTTGTTTGgcaaattataaaattccGCAATCGGGTATCTGAGAGTAAGTAAGGAAGGAAGTAAACCGATTGAAACATACGTTGGATCATATCCATTCCAAGCTTTCGTTCCAAGTCTATACAAGCCATTGAATATGTCATTCCAGCGATGATGAAAATGGTCGGCAAAACCTACCAATGGATAAAAATGCCACGGATCTCCGTACGCGTTaagaaataatcaaaattcTTGCCTAATTGTAAAACAAGTAATTCGTAATTGCGTTTTTTCTATAGAAATGGCACAAGAAATTTGTATGTTTTTATATAACAAGTCACAAACCGTGAGTTTAAAATGTTCTTGAGAGAACAGCGTCccagtatataatattaagAAACGTATTTCGTGTCTTGAGTGATAATAGAGTTCTACGTAAATAGACAAAGTTAGTTTCAAATGTTGGCTATTGTGTTGTGTGAAAATAGACTCCAAACAAATGTTGACAGTTTGAAAACTCAAGTCTGACCGTGGAAGTTGTTGATGTTTGTTACCGTTCAACGGTTGAGATGTAACAGGTTTCACCAAAACTCACAATCGGATGATAGATGCGTATTCTTGGCCCTTTGTCGACACCTCGTATCATGTTGACCCGGACGGATTACACGAATCAACACAAAATTTTACCTAGACTTCAAAGTATTAGATTTCGATTCTTTAGTTCGTaattagacgaaaaaaaaatatatagcatgaaaaagtttgcttttgtactTAGGAGACCGattgaacgatatttttcaaaatctgtggttttaattatcaattaaagatgaaaccatttaaataaacatttttattatttttattaagtttTACTATCAAAATAAGTTACAAAAAAGTAGAAGATAATTTAAAAGTGCacgcttttactttttcctttATGTCCGTAAGTACTTTCTCTCAATAAACCCCAAATATAGTCTCCGATCATGTTTTCATTGTATTGGCCTTGACGACGTTGTTCGAAGCTCAAAATGTCCCGATGAAAACGTTCTCCTTGCTCTTCTGAATACGCTCCCATGTtggttttaaatttatctaaaTGAGCATGCAGCATATGTACTTTTAATGAGAACATTTTCAGTTATTCTGGATTTCTACAAAACACCTGATCGTTGTTTATCACTCGAGTGCCATCTAGAAGTActgtttgaacgttaaaaccCAACTCTGATCGCGCGGTATTTTTTgatgtatttaaaataattaatatttaaaacaataatcaaaaatgagtatttttactataactattacaaaagcaaactttgtaccaaaaaaaggtattttcttttcgtttttgttcataattaaCCAGAAAATCATAAAAGAAACTTTAGGacgaagaacaaaaatttttttgtagagccGTGTTATTCATTGAATGTTCACTTATCCAtagttgaaaagtttcaataattatttaaacaattgaACCTtatattttcggaatttcaattttgtagaCATATTAAGAAATGTTTAGAGTatattcttgaatttttaaactaaaaatcaaataaaggGTTCTTCGTGACAGGCGAATGAAGCAGCGTCCAGGTTAAATTGACCCAGTGTGTCATAATCGTAGCCAGAAGTATGTCCAACAAGGGTTAaagtaatatttgaaaaaaaaaaaaataagtatcgCTATTGATCATTGTAATACCGATTGTATGATAGCAACtaggaataattataaataaatattctcatttcaatttttcaacttttcgatCTCTGatgtttaatgtttttttcaagtgTTTTAAATCGTCTGCTTAGTCAGTAGGTCGTAAACGTTCGTGCACGGACACCAAAACTGTTTGTTCATTGGTGATTTTACAGATCTCATACGATCTTCAAGTATCTTGAACAAGGATATTTAAGAAAGTGTAACTACCCTAATAAccaatttctaatttcaatgatttttacaTACCCGATGGTCTTGTTAGGCAAGCGTATCTCACGCGGATTGTTATCCTTGCCTTCTCCATTCGACAGTTCGTTGATATCGGGCCGTACTTTGGGAGTCATTTGTTTTAGGAACTTGTCCAGATATTTTTGATTCACGTCATCCTTTGGCGACTCATCGGGTTGATCATGTTGTAGCTGCAACGAATGTTGCCTCCTGCGATCCGTGATGTTTTTAGGGTTTCTTTGTCGTCCTTTCGAATCCAGGTTCGGCAACAAAAATAACTCACGCGGGCTGTTATCCTTGCCTTCTCCATTCGACAGTTCGTTGATATCGGGCCGTACTTTAGGAGTCATTTGTTTTAGGAACTTGTCCAGATATTTTTGATTCACGTCATCCCTTGGCGACCCATCGGGTCGATCATGCTGTAGCTGCAACGAATGTTGCCTCCTGCGATCCGTGATGTTTTCGAACGTTCTTCGCCGTCCTTTCATATCCAGTTTCCGCAATAAATTGCCATTTTTCCCTCGAAATTTTCTTGGTATCTTATCGTTGGGCTTGCCGTTTTTGCGGATGATCCTGCCTACTATTTTTCCCTTATTCCTTCCCCATTTGCATCTTGGATCGTTTTTGTTACGTTTGCACCACTGCTTGTTATGACGGTGTTTTTTCTTATACCCTAAAGGTTTTTCCTCCTCACTGTAACCCCAGGGCTCACTTCGCTTGCTTCTCGTCTTCGTTTCAAACTTTTCTTCCTCCACAAATGACACCTGACGCCGGTGTGGATACGTCCTCGATCCCAGCATCTCCGTAACGTTCGGATTCGCCGATGTTCCCAAGTCACCGCGCGTTGGAAAATTGTCTTTTCTCAGTAATCTCTTAGCCTCCAATTCTCCCGGAGATTTAATCCTTGGGTCCATGTCACCTCGTCCCGAATATCCGCTCGTGGCTATTTTTTGAAGATACGCAACTTTTCCGGCGTCGTTTGTCAGGTCCAGGTACTCGTCGGAGTCATAGTCCGGTTCGATTAACAGCGGAACAGTGGGCATTACCGGCTTATTCGTATCCTCGAAATCCGACCTCTTCTGTCGTTGAGATACTTCGGTACCCTCGCAGCCAACTTGGAGCTCCGGAACGCCTCCAACCCCGAAGATTCTGTCCTTCAATGACCTCGACGATGCTGAAAACTCGTCAAGTTTTGCCGATTTTGAAACGTGGTTTGTGCTCTTCGACTCCGACGCTTCGCTGGAtttcgttttaaaaatcatcTGGTCGTAAGCTCCAACCTTTTTTGGCACTTTACTCTTGTACCTCACGTTCGTCTTTCGCGGTTGTGTCTGAACGCCAAGCGATGGCCTCTCTCTGGACAAGTCCAGCTTGTACACCTCAACCGAACCTGGACCCTCATCCTCGAACGGATCGTCGGCCAGGAAATCATCCTGATGCATGGTCTCGTCTTCCAGCTCTTCGCCTTCCCAATCTTCCTCCGATTCGTCCGAAACTATCGGCTCGTCAAACGCCACCTTGATACTCGACAGTCGCATCGCTTCCGCGTTGTCCAATTCATCGTCTTTTTCGATGTCTTCCAATTTGGATGGATTCCGTTCCTCGGAGTTTCCAAAGATTTCGAATAATCTTCGCTCCATGATTCCTGGAAAGTGatttttcgattgaaattatCGGACGGTCGTTGTTACAGTcatgttttacaatattttgacGAGGGGAAAAGTTCTTTAACGTTTCTACTCTACTCGTATTGTTGCAAAGCTTGAATCGAAAATGTTACATGCGATATTCTTTCATCTACGAGAATTGAATTTAGGACATTCGTGCGTACCAAACTTTTCCTTGTCTACCGTTGgaagtatacctatacgtatattatatatttcatgCAAGTTTCCACTTCTCTCAAACGTCCGCGTACAGACGTTCAGGTCGATGCATGCGCCCGAACAGATGAATCCTGAGGGATGCATTGGAGGGAAAAGTTAgaattggaaaaagaaaagagagagagagagagagagtggggAGAAGATTTTCACAATCAACACAATGGTACACTCGATATCCAGAAGTAAATGCGAGAGGATTGGGGTCGGTGGATGAAGTGTGAAAAATGTTCTATGTATTTTCGGTTCGGACGTCGACCGGTTTCAGTACGACGACGACGTGATCTGTGAGTTAAGTTTTAAAATCAGCCATGGAAAATTCTCAGAGGATACCTGCTGCAGAGAATTTTGAACCGGTCAAACTCGGAATAAAGTCAGGGGAAAAATttgtggtaaatttttttaattttaggCATACAGAATTAAAATCTTTCAGTTTGATGTTGTTTGAAGAGGACGTGACAACTTTGCATTTTGGGGAATGTGTGGAattagagtaaaaaaattaggtcGAAAATGTTTAAACAAATACGAGTAAAACAAAGCTTAGAGTTCGCAATTCAGTCTAATCATCGTTTCTCAAAATTCTGTaagttttaataattttattacgagattgTCGTATAGTGAGTGATTATTCAATGAATATAACCGTTGAGCTGCGAAGATATTTTGGAAGatacgaaaatatgaaatattggaattataaacaaaaaataaaactcggATTGCGAtgtttcgtttcttcaaaTCGCTCtaaaatatcgttaaaaatcTAATTTACTTCGATTTCACTTCACGATGGtttattttatccaaaatattattttcaacaaattcacTGAAACATGTCGTCTTCTTTTCACGTGTTTTCTAACCACTTGAATCACTATCGCCGTTTGTTGATAACAATCAATACATATTTGAGGATGCCAATACGTCTAAGTGTGAAAGTGTTGCAGTGacttcgttgaaaataattcttcgaATAAGATCTGCTAAATTTCGAACCATTTtacatatttctgaaataacgctgagaaaaatttcatttcttgcagcaactagaaaaattcagtaaaacatgTATCGCTTAAAacactgtttgaatatcgttggaattacgaaaaacgaggtacgcgtaaccattttccgctattgtcgatccttttttggttattgcaacgcaaaatcagtttgtgaggtttactctacttttttagttaaacaaggctttaacgtcaatttatcgttgcacgagcgttaaattttcgcaacagtcgcaagaaaatctagcaacagtgatcgtaatgagatagaatagtaacggatattaagactttccggtaacagctacaaaactaattgtCATTTTGTActtagaactatatttttcgattctggtAAAACATAAAAAGAGTTaaagactgagcggtaaccggaactaaaaatttttctcacaatcagtgaaAACATCGGTATCGATAAGCCTTTCCACTCTCAATTCCGTAACATTTtctaaaaagaaaattaccaaAACGCATCGATTTTTGGATATCCGAAAAAACTgagaagaggaaaataaagtgagaaagagagagagagaaagagaaaagaagtgAAAACATGTACAAACCGTATCTGCCGTCCGATTCGGGCGACGATCCTCCTGGCCTCCGTAAATCTTTGACGGGGGTAAATTTCTCCCCGCGATCCGGGACTCTTATCCTTGGTGGTTCATCGTTCATCCAGTCCTGGCGGTATTCCTCGTCCTGTTGGTAGCTGCGGGGGTTACGGTGTGACGGGGTGTATTGATCGGGCGAGGGGCCAGAAGAGCGGGGGTTGGAAAAGGTGGTTGTTTCTCCCGAAGGAACCGACGCCCCGACAATCGAAGCTAACCAAACAGCGGCCAGAGCCACGGCCACCCGTTGCTTCATTCTTctgcaataaaataaaaaaaaaaaaaccattacACATACAGACTTATTGTTTACTTTGACACATGCCGTTGAATTCTCACCCCGGATTCGTTTATACAGTTCGTGTAGTTTCGCACAACTTCTTACAGCAATAAATCGTTTTCATTttacctcgttttttttttttttttgcttttttgcttttttggGGTTTTTCTCTCGCCATTGGGATAATACGGTGAAGGCTCAgcaatttttccttcttcccttccacccccaccccccccccccttctttccttcctcctttttttcccccgtctGTATCTCAACCTTAATAGCCACACACCCAAAAACAGTTTGCGCTAATTAAACGCCGGGTGCAGGGTCTTTAATAATATGGAACATGTTTTGAACGCCTGCTTGTAAATTACTTGGAAATACCGCGAATGATTTCTGTCCtaccttactttttctttctatccACTCTTGAGTCGCGTAATAATCCGCGACGTAATTAAAGCTTACCGAAATTAACCAAGTTGATACCAAGGacgaatcaattattattattgtaatccTAAGTACAATTGattggtgaaataaatttacagcGTTTTATTTCACTCCTTTACATCTCTCGccgtgtgtgtatgtgtgttttTAGAATGTggttattatttaatatttagaATTGGAAACGGTTGTaggtggaaaaataaaacatgaaataggtagaaaaaaaaacctagtaaagaagaaaaagcgAAATAGATTTTTCGATATGGATGAATtctgagagagagagagagagagagagagagagagagaaaacaatAGTTTAATTGGTATTACGAGTATTCttataaattatcaataaaCAATTCACTCCGAATAATTatgtttaatttataatttatatttccttattttcttcactcggtttctctctctctctctcactctctcttcATGTATTAGTTAATCCGTCACTTTAATTCGtgtatgataattattatctgTATTGTATGAGTCAggcgtttgaaaattgaataccTCATCCTACTTTCACGGGTACCTAATTGTAAATCTGACCGTGGTGGTGacttttgaataattcaatgaaatcCTGATCTCCTATGGTAATCGCAATTCAAGGTTTTCTGCCCGACCAAAATCTGATCATAATTTGCGTTCGCAGAGCGGCCAGATATTCATgctgtatttttattcgtctaacacatatttttaaaatcaatcaTTGACGAAGATTTTGtcgaaattcttgaaaaaatccAAGTCTGTCTGGTTAATTTTAACGGTAAGAAGtttacgagaaaatttttgttttaaatctgaagaaaaatcgttttccAGTTATCGACAACCAAAGCACGTGTTCATTTGCAAATATGCGTCTATGCCGAGGCATTTAGCGATTTATTATCGATATCGAttatttattggaaaaatctcTACGATTTCACGTCGGCCCATGTTTAGATCAAGGtgacttttcattttctttttttctttttctagaAATTTTAAGCGAGTCGATATTCCTTCGCGTTTATCGCAGCAATTATACGTCGACGGGAAAACTAATTAGGTTACGAccatttgtttttctattttttttaaccgtaATTAGAGTTGGACGACAAGTCCTGAAGTTGTTATTCTTGGTTTCTTATTAGATTACTTGAACCACAATTCACTGGGTTTGAGATAATTCTGTATATCCTAAAGTTAATTTGACAACTTTTTTCCCCCACTTGTTTCggtttgtgttttttttttcttttctttttttttttgtcttactCTCGTTCGTAGCTTTGACGAAAGTTGCAAACCTCCTTCGTTTGACGATGCTCCGTATTTATTTGAAGCAGTATTTTTGCAGGAGGGTTAATTTTACCCGGATTTGAAACTTTCCGAAAGTCCGAATTAAACTCAAAGTCTTGAAAGCGATAAGATTTTACGACCGACATTATAATCACTTCGATGTTGTTAAATTTGTTTCTCTGTATTCGGTTTTCCCGATTTCACCGACGTTGCGTTTTATCTCCCTTTAAAATACCGGATTTGCTTATTAGAATTCATCAGAGAATCGTGATAACTGACGAGTGaagtcggaaaatttttgtatcctttttataaaaaatcaatgcCCGAAC
It encodes the following:
- the LOC124303779 gene encoding uncharacterized protein LOC124303779 isoform X1, with the translated sequence MTTGRMKQRVAVALAAVWLASIVGASVPSGETTTFSNPRSSGPSPDQYTPSHRNPRSYQQDEEYRQDWMNDEPPRIRVPDRGEKFTPVKDLRRPGGSSPESDGRYGIMERRLFEIFGNSEERNPSKLEDIEKDDELDNAEAMRLSSIKVAFDEPIVSDESEEDWEGEELEDETMHQDDFLADDPFEDEGPGSVEVYKLDLSRERPSLGVQTQPRKTNVRYKSKVPKKVGAYDQMIFKTKSSEASESKSTNHVSKSAKLDEFSASSRSLKDRIFGVGGVPELQVGCEGTEVSQRQKRSDFEDTNKPVMPTVPLLIEPDYDSDEYLDLTNDAGKVAYLQKIATSGYSGRGDMDPRIKSPGELEAKRLLRKDNFPTRGDLGTSANPNVTEMLGSRTYPHRRQVSFVEEEKFETKTRSKRSEPWGYSEEEKPLGYKKKHRHNKQWCKRNKNDPRCKWGRNKGKIVGRIIRKNGKPNDKIPRKFRGKNGNLLRKLDMKGRRRTFENITDRRRQHSLQLQHDQPDESPKDDVNQKYLDKFLKQMTPKVRPDINELSNGEGKDNNPREIRLPNKTIGKLEPGKGKPVPVETDLVRLSYWKTLPTKAVIKIFDEKRNVIRTETPPVIANRYNPKDFRGLEPAESGPSVPGFPVPNQSSDLIPGPPGCALAITNCCGKKRLTNCLEGYDCIGAHWDYELCSAERKSAALAEINTYYQNLKS
- the LOC124303779 gene encoding uncharacterized protein LOC124303779 isoform X3, which codes for MTTGRMKQRVAVALAAVWLASIVGASVPSGETTTFSNPRSSGPSPDQYTPSHRNPRSYQQDEEYRQDWMNDEPPRIRVPDRGEKFTPVKDLRRPGGSSPESDGRYGIMERRLFEIFGNSEERNPSKLEDIEKDDELDNAEAMRLSSIKVAFDEPIVSDESEEDWEGEELEDETMHQDDFLADDPFEDEGPGSVEVYKLDLSRERPSLGVQTQPRKTNVRYKSKVPKKVGAYDQMIFKTKSSEASESKSTNHVSKSAKLDEFSASSRSLKDRIFGVGGVPELQVGCEGTEVSQRQKRSDFEDTNKPVMPTVPLLIEPDYDSDEYLDLTNDAGKVAYLQKIATSGYSGRGDMDPRIKSPGELEAKRLLRKDNFPTRGDLGTSANPNVTEMLGSRTYPHRRQVSFVEEEKFETKTRSKRSEPWGYSEEEKPLGYKKKHRHNKQWCKRNKNDPRCKWGRNKGKIVGRIIRKNGKPNDKIPRKFRGKNGNLLRKLDMKGRRRTFENITDRRRQHSLQLQHDQPDESPKDDVNQKYLDKFLKQMTPKVRPDINELSNGEGKDNNPREIRLPNKTIGKLEPGKGKPVPVETDLVRLSYWKTLPTKAVIKIFDEKRNVIRTETPPVIANRYNPKDFRVSYEPTRV
- the LOC124303779 gene encoding uncharacterized protein LOC124303779 isoform X2, with protein sequence MTTGRMKQRVAVALAAVWLASIVGASVPSGETTTFSNPRSSGPSPDQYTPSHRNPRSYQQDEEYRQDWMNDEPPRIRVPDRGEKFTPVKDLRRPGGSSPESDGRYGIMERRLFEIFGNSEERNPSKLEDIEKDDELDNAEAMRLSSIKVAFDEPIVSDESEEDWEGEELEDETMHQDDFLADDPFEDEGPGSVEVYKLDLSRERPSLGVQTQPRKTNVRYKSKVPKKVGAYDQMIFKTKSSEASESKSTNHVSKSAKLDEFSASSRSLKDRIFGVGGVPELQVGCEGTEVSQRQKRSDFEDTNKPVMPTVPLLIEPDYDSDEYLDLTNDAGKVAYLQKIATSGYSGRGDMDPRIKSPGELEAKRLLRKDNFPTRGDLGTSANPNVTEMLGSRTYPHRRQVSFVEEEKFETKTRSKRSEPWGYSEEEKPLGYKKKHRHNKQWCKRNKNDPRCKWGRNKGKIVGRIIRKNGKPNDKIPRKFRGKNGNLLRKLDMKGRRRTFENITDRRRQHSLQLQHDRPDGSPRDDVNQKYLDKFLKQMTPKVRPDINELSNGEGKDNSPREIRLPNKTIGKLEPGKGKPVPVETDLVRLSYWKTLPTKAVIKIFDEKRNVIRTETPPVIANRYNPKDFRGLEPAESGPSVPGFPVPNQSSDLIPGPPGCALAITNCCGKKRLTNCLEGYDCIGAHWDYELCSAERKSAALAEINTYYQNLKS